Proteins found in one Aethina tumida isolate Nest 87 chromosome 1, icAetTumi1.1, whole genome shotgun sequence genomic segment:
- the LOC109594694 gene encoding uncharacterized protein LOC109594694 isoform X2: MYLIARLHKSDLFKTNNRNKYDLSHALDEFAVVVQSIGKAETCSAGIADVLERYEYKENLAQYLFHTPDVFVMIIRKVASTIIEANDLTNDNLVNICNALKLLKIIVSCDALDFAFVEDSSLACLNRLLLLKPVNENQWLIHGHALYVTNLLLRNHSEKVAKLFLKNNFFNTIMHMLKSGNTDDIYIGAKSLFLLLTCPWAINFLFDLRERIIRIIEALNDSVKTFEFCDQHLVANVANGVATVVRCYEAMIYDSRTSTLIAEMMPDVVVGETFKTTLTYSNEGAPFYPFTLHNLCILDLD, encoded by the exons ATGTATCTCATTGCTAGGTTACACAAATCAgacttatttaaaacaaacaatag GAATAAATACGACCTATCCCATGCCCTCGACGAGTTTGCCGTGGTGGTCCAATCAATCGGCAAAGCCGAAACATGTTCAGCAGGTATAGCCGACGTTCTCGAAAGATACGAGTATAAAGAGAATTTGGCGCAGTACTTGTTCCACACACCCGACGTGTTCGTTATGATTATAAGGAAGGTGGCTTCCACCATCATAGAGGCAAACGATTTGACCAATGATAATTTAGTAAACATTTGTAACGCACTCAAATTGCTGAAGATCATCGTCAGCTGCGACGCACTCGATTTTGCCTTTGTCGAAGATAGCTCGTTGGCGTGCCTCAACCGCCTGTTGTTACTGAAACCAGTTAACGAAAATCAGTGGTTGATCCATGGGCACGCTTTATACGTTACAAATTTATTGCTCAGAAATCATAG CGAAAAGGTagcaaagttatttttaaaaaacaacttcTTCAACACCATAATGCACATGCTCAAATCAGGCAATACGGACGACATATACATAGGAGCTAAGAGTCTGTTCCTCTTGCTAACTTGTCCATGGGCAATAAACTTCCTGTTCGATTTACGTGAACGGATAATCAGAATAATTGAGGCCCTCAACGACTCGGTGAAGACTTTCGAGTTTTGCGACCAGCATCTAGTGGCGAACGTAGCGAATGGAGTTGCGACAGTGGTACGATGTTATGAGGCCATGATATACGACAGCAGAACTTCGACCCTCATAGCTGAGATGATGCCGGATGTTGTAGTGGGCGAAACATTCAAGACTACCCTCACATACAGCAACGAGGGCGCCCCATTCTATCCCTTTACACTCCATAATCTGTGCATCCTTGATCtcgattaa
- the LOC109594694 gene encoding uncharacterized protein LOC109594694 isoform X1 — MSAYSNSNGSANKEASVEEANNTPEIPRNKYDLSHALDEFAVVVQSIGKAETCSAGIADVLERYEYKENLAQYLFHTPDVFVMIIRKVASTIIEANDLTNDNLVNICNALKLLKIIVSCDALDFAFVEDSSLACLNRLLLLKPVNENQWLIHGHALYVTNLLLRNHSEKVAKLFLKNNFFNTIMHMLKSGNTDDIYIGAKSLFLLLTCPWAINFLFDLRERIIRIIEALNDSVKTFEFCDQHLVANVANGVATVVRCYEAMIYDSRTSTLIAEMMPDVVVGETFKTTLTYSNEGAPFYPFTLHNLCILDLD; from the exons aTGTCAGCATACAGCAACAGTAATGGATCTGCTAATAAGGAAGCCTCAGTCGAGGAAGCTAATAATACTCCTGAAATACCACG GAATAAATACGACCTATCCCATGCCCTCGACGAGTTTGCCGTGGTGGTCCAATCAATCGGCAAAGCCGAAACATGTTCAGCAGGTATAGCCGACGTTCTCGAAAGATACGAGTATAAAGAGAATTTGGCGCAGTACTTGTTCCACACACCCGACGTGTTCGTTATGATTATAAGGAAGGTGGCTTCCACCATCATAGAGGCAAACGATTTGACCAATGATAATTTAGTAAACATTTGTAACGCACTCAAATTGCTGAAGATCATCGTCAGCTGCGACGCACTCGATTTTGCCTTTGTCGAAGATAGCTCGTTGGCGTGCCTCAACCGCCTGTTGTTACTGAAACCAGTTAACGAAAATCAGTGGTTGATCCATGGGCACGCTTTATACGTTACAAATTTATTGCTCAGAAATCATAG CGAAAAGGTagcaaagttatttttaaaaaacaacttcTTCAACACCATAATGCACATGCTCAAATCAGGCAATACGGACGACATATACATAGGAGCTAAGAGTCTGTTCCTCTTGCTAACTTGTCCATGGGCAATAAACTTCCTGTTCGATTTACGTGAACGGATAATCAGAATAATTGAGGCCCTCAACGACTCGGTGAAGACTTTCGAGTTTTGCGACCAGCATCTAGTGGCGAACGTAGCGAATGGAGTTGCGACAGTGGTACGATGTTATGAGGCCATGATATACGACAGCAGAACTTCGACCCTCATAGCTGAGATGATGCCGGATGTTGTAGTGGGCGAAACATTCAAGACTACCCTCACATACAGCAACGAGGGCGCCCCATTCTATCCCTTTACACTCCATAATCTGTGCATCCTTGATCtcgattaa